CTTTATCGTTTCAATACCAGTTAAATCAGAGGGCTTTGGTGGGGATGGCTTCCCGGCAATTCCGGAATGTTTAACAGAAATAAAACAAAGTGAATTTTTAATGTTACAGGGGAAATAGATAATGAGTGAACAAATTTACGAATTTAAGAATGTAACCGATATTTTAGTGCTTGATGAAAAACAGTTTGAACGATTCTTAGCAGATTTCAAAGAATGGTTCCATTTTCAAAAACAAGCGAGAACCGAAGCCGAAAAGCTTAGAGAACTTGGATTGAATATTACTCTAGCAGATGTGATTCGTTGGAAAGATGATGACATGATTGGAGTGGGGAAAATTACGATTGATGTGCAAAAGGCACGAGATTATTAAAACCCATTTACAGCCCATTCAAATCTCCCCTAGCCCCTCTTTACAAAAGAGGGGGATAAGTGAGATGAAGTGGGCTGAGTAATGTGTTTTATTAACTAAAGGAGCAACAATGTTAAAAGAAAGCGATTTACTTGAAGATCATGATTATGTATCAAATAACGTAAAAATATATAAAGGCAATTTAGTAAGCTGGAGACGTATTTTTAAAGTTAATCGTGCTAATGAAAGTGTAACATATTGTGAAATGAAATGGCTTAAAGATGGTTTAAAAGCGACATTGAAAACTATATCAATCAAAGCATTTTTAAAATGGGCTGTTGCTGATGTAACTAAGGAGACGAAAGAATGAAACTATGCCGTTGCCCTATTTGCCACAGTGATATCCATTTGGATGCGTTGTTGGAAGATGATGCGGGGCGTGAGATGTTGGGGTTAATATCCAACTTAGGTGGTCGCAATGCCCGTGCGTTGGTAAGTTATATTGGTCTGTTTCGCCCTGAAAAATCGGCACTATCTAATGGGCGGGAGTTGAGATTAATGAAAGATGTGTTGGAGATGTATCAACCCAGTCCGCTACTCGCCCATGCATTGAATGAAACGGTGCAAGCGGTGATGAAAAACCGTCGGGAAACTCGCAATATTCAGGTGTTATCGAATCATAACTATTTGAAGAAAGTGTATGAAGGGGCGAAACCCTTGTTTGCGGTAGTGCGTAATGAAGGCAAAGCTGAAATGCAAAGCGTTGCGGCACAAGAAGAGGATAAACGTATGGCAGCCATTCAATATATTGAACGTTATGCCTCCATTGGGCAGTTGCAATTTGTGGAAAATATGCCTGAGTTTGCGGTTTGGAAAGCCTGGAAAGCGGAACAGGAGAAAGGCTATGTTGCGTAAAAATTTAATCGCTCGAATCCATATTGGGAAAAGCCAATTAGGTCTTGATGATGAAACCTATCGTCAATTATTGGTAAGCACAACGGGGAAAACAAGTTGTACTGAAATGACGGAAAGTGAATTGCAACAGGTGTTAAATGTTATGGTGCAAAAGGGGTTTAAATCCAGTCGTCATTTTTGGGGAAATCGTGCGGCACCACGTGAAGATAAGAAAATTTATTTGGCAAAAATTACCGCACTTTTAGCAAAACATGGTTTACCGAAAGAATATGCAGATGGTATTGCGAAACGTTCGTTTAAAGTGGATTTTGTGCATTGGTTACAGCCGTGGCAGTTGAAAAAGGTGGTGCAGATGTTGGCAGTGTATGATCGGAATAAAAAAGCATTGTAAGATGAAATTATCAGGTGTAAATTGAAGGCTCTTTGGAGCCTTTTTTATTTCCTATGATAAAGTTTCTATCTAAATTATTTCAACGTTTCACTTCTAATTCTAAGCCTAAACCTGAGGTTATAACAGAATACGAGCTACATAACTCTACAACTAATCTAGAATTACCTCGCTTCACTGTATCTATTGAAATAGATAACCGCCCTAAACCTGAAGATCCTCAAGAAAAACGCCGTTTCAAAGAAGCCTTTGAACAAATTACACATGACATTAAATTTATCAATATTGATAAAGATGATGTTTATGAGTTACTTTGGACGCATCGTATTGGAGGATTTTATCAGCTAGGAAAAGCTCTTAAAACTCGTGATATTTTAATGAATTGGTCGTGGTTTGATGAATGGTTAGAGCGATTTCAAAGTATATCTATATATCCATATATGTGGAATCGTTGGTTTGTTAAGGGGAAACTTTATCCTACCGACTTAGATGAAGCGACTAAGAAGTTAACAGTTAAAAATATGAA
The nucleotide sequence above comes from Haemophilus influenzae. Encoded proteins:
- a CDS encoding gp16 family protein, coding for MLRKNLIARIHIGKSQLGLDDETYRQLLVSTTGKTSCTEMTESELQQVLNVMVQKGFKSSRHFWGNRAAPREDKKIYLAKITALLAKHGLPKEYADGIAKRSFKVDFVHWLQPWQLKKVVQMLAVYDRNKKAL